The following proteins are co-located in the Lachnospiraceae bacterium genome:
- a CDS encoding electron transfer flavoprotein subunit alpha produces MAELRIHHEKIDAAAAGQLVKLCPFSAISYENDKLQINAACKMCKMCVRKGPAGAIEYIEDAAPASVDKSAWNGIAVFADCSEGSIHPVTFELIGKAQELAQVTGHPIYAVLICNGDTGFSDQLLQSGVSKVFLYDSPIFKDFSITTYANAFEDFIHQIKPSSVLVGATNIGRSLAPRIACRFRTGLTADCTVLEMKENTDLVQIRPAFGGNIMAQIVTPRTRPQFCTVRYKVFAAPQPVENPAGELVSMPVDPAWLDARVQVLSTEKRPVGTDISEADVIVAVGRGLRSKDDLALAQRFAALIGAQLACTRPLVESGWMDASHQIGLSGKTVKPKLIIALGISGAVQFAAGMKSSDCIIAVNSDPAAPIFDVAHYCVVGDLYEVLNDLIKRIEEEDAHV; encoded by the coding sequence GTTTTCGGCTATCTCCTATGAAAATGATAAGCTGCAGATTAATGCTGCCTGCAAGATGTGCAAAATGTGCGTGCGCAAGGGTCCGGCCGGCGCGATCGAATACATAGAGGATGCGGCGCCTGCAAGCGTCGACAAATCTGCATGGAACGGCATTGCCGTATTTGCCGATTGCAGCGAGGGCAGCATCCATCCCGTTACCTTTGAGCTCATCGGCAAGGCGCAGGAGCTTGCACAGGTCACCGGCCATCCCATCTATGCCGTGCTGATCTGCAACGGCGATACCGGCTTTTCGGATCAGCTGCTGCAAAGCGGCGTGTCCAAGGTTTTCTTATACGACTCTCCTATTTTTAAGGACTTTTCTATTACCACCTATGCCAATGCATTTGAGGATTTCATCCATCAGATAAAGCCCTCTTCCGTACTCGTAGGCGCTACCAACATCGGGCGCAGCCTTGCCCCGCGCATTGCCTGCCGCTTCCGCACCGGCCTCACTGCCGACTGCACCGTGCTGGAAATGAAAGAAAATACCGATCTCGTGCAGATTCGTCCAGCATTCGGCGGCAACATTATGGCGCAGATCGTAACCCCTCGCACGCGGCCGCAGTTTTGCACGGTGCGCTACAAGGTATTTGCTGCTCCGCAGCCGGTAGAAAACCCTGCCGGCGAGCTGGTGTCTATGCCTGTGGATCCTGCATGGCTCGATGCGCGCGTGCAGGTGCTGAGCACGGAAAAGCGTCCCGTCGGCACTGATATTTCGGAGGCGGATGTGATCGTGGCTGTCGGCCGCGGCCTGCGCAGTAAGGATGATCTTGCGCTGGCGCAGCGTTTTGCCGCCCTCATCGGCGCACAGCTGGCCTGCACGCGCCCGCTAGTGGAGAGCGGCTGGATGGACGCTTCACACCAGATCGGCCTGAGCGGCAAAACCGTTAAGCCAAAGCTCATCATTGCGCTGGGCATCTCCGGCGCGGTGCAATTTGCCGCCGGCATGAAGAGCTCCGACTGCATCATCGCCGTAAACAGCGATCCGGCCGCGCCCATTTTCGATGTGGCGCATTACTGCGTGGTCGGCGATCTGTATGAAGTGCTCAATGACCTAATTAAACGAATCGAGGAGGAAGATGCTCATGTATAA
- a CDS encoding FAD-binding oxidoreductase gives MLMYNPVQDADIAYFQSFIPSDRLFCRGDIVDDYFHDELSGTEHAPELLIFAASTEEVSRVMQYAHAHSIPVTARGSGTGLVGAAVAVKGGILLCTSKMNQILELDPENLTVTVQPGVLLMELAEYVEANQLFYPPDPGEKSATIGGNISTNAGGMRAVRYGVTRDYVRALTVVLANGEVLQLGGKVVKNSSGYSLLNLMIGSEGTLGIITEAVLKLLPLPAKTISLLVPFETMQAALAAVPLIARSGTNPTAIEYMSHDTILFAESYLGKKFPDTAYDAYLLLTFDGNSLSEIEQNYSRAADICIENGAIDAYFIDTDERKKSVWDARGAFLEAIKASTDEMDECDVVVPRNRIADFITYTHALAKELSIRIPSFGHAGDGNLHIYICRDGLEEAAWQQKLAAAFEKMYAKSAEFGGQVSGEHGIGYAKKPYLHEHLGPVQMELMRGIKAAFDPKGILNPDKIV, from the coding sequence ATGCTCATGTATAATCCAGTACAAGATGCGGACATCGCTTATTTTCAGTCCTTCATTCCCTCCGACCGGCTTTTCTGCCGGGGTGATATTGTAGACGACTATTTTCATGACGAGCTGAGCGGCACCGAGCATGCGCCCGAGCTTCTGATTTTTGCCGCCTCCACGGAGGAGGTTTCACGCGTCATGCAGTATGCGCATGCGCATAGCATTCCCGTCACGGCGCGCGGCTCAGGCACGGGCCTTGTGGGAGCCGCTGTCGCGGTAAAAGGGGGTATTTTGCTGTGCACCTCCAAGATGAACCAGATTTTGGAGCTTGATCCAGAGAACCTCACGGTGACCGTACAGCCCGGTGTGCTGCTGATGGAGCTTGCCGAATATGTAGAAGCCAATCAGCTTTTTTATCCGCCGGATCCCGGCGAGAAATCCGCCACCATCGGCGGCAACATTTCGACCAACGCCGGCGGCATGCGCGCCGTGCGCTATGGCGTAACGCGTGATTATGTACGCGCACTCACCGTTGTGCTGGCAAACGGCGAGGTGCTGCAGCTGGGCGGCAAAGTCGTAAAAAATAGCTCCGGCTACAGCCTGCTGAATCTGATGATCGGCTCTGAGGGCACCCTGGGCATCATCACCGAGGCCGTGCTGAAGCTCCTGCCGCTGCCCGCCAAAACGATCAGCCTTCTGGTGCCGTTTGAAACCATGCAGGCGGCTCTTGCTGCCGTGCCTCTGATCGCACGCTCCGGCACCAATCCCACCGCCATTGAATACATGTCACACGATACCATTTTGTTCGCCGAAAGCTATCTGGGTAAAAAATTCCCCGATACGGCCTACGACGCGTATCTGCTGCTGACCTTCGACGGCAATTCTCTCTCCGAAATTGAACAAAACTATAGCCGCGCTGCCGATATCTGCATCGAAAACGGCGCGATCGACGCTTATTTCATCGATACGGATGAGCGTAAAAAGTCCGTATGGGATGCCCGCGGCGCTTTTCTGGAGGCCATCAAAGCCTCCACTGACGAAATGGATGAATGCGACGTGGTCGTGCCGCGCAACCGCATTGCCGACTTCATTACCTACACCCATGCGCTGGCAAAGGAGCTTTCCATCCGCATTCCCAGCTTTGGCCATGCCGGCGACGGCAACCTGCATATCTATATCTGCCGGGACGGACTGGAAGAAGCTGCATGGCAGCAAAAGCTGGCTGCTGCCTTTGAAAAAATGTACGCCAAGTCCGCTGAATTCGGCGGGCAGGTCTCCGGCGAGCACGGCATCGGGTACGCTAAAAAGCCCTATCTGCATGAGCATCTTGGCCCTGTGCAGATGGAGCTGATGAGGGGCATCAAAGCCGCCTTTGATCCAAAGGGCATTTTAAATCCTGATAAAATCGTATAA
- a CDS encoding ATP-binding protein, translated as MKRKIYDMLLNWKHGECGRTAVLIDGARRVGKSYIAELFAKSEYKSYVLIDFNRAPKEIMDLFINYLHDLDTFFLYLASFYNIKLYERETLIIFDEVQLFPRARAAIKYLVADGRYDYLETGSLMTIKKNVKDIVIPSEERHLKMYPLDFEEFLWALENDTLMDFIRICFQQKKPLGQALHRKAMDYFRQYLIVGGMPQAVAAYTQTHDFDRVDRVKRDILELYRADIVKHAEGYEMKVAQIFDDIPSQLQKHDKKFRLSSLKKEARFRDYEDALFWLSDAMIANICYNSTAPSIGLKLNMDRMTLKCYMADTGLLISHAFDENGIVSEEIYKKLLFDKLEVNKGMIVENIVAQMLTASGHKLYFYANASRTDAKSRMEIDFLIAKNKISNRHNISPIEVKSSKNYTLSSLQKFNLKYAEQLHIPYVLHMNDLKEEKGITFLPLYMTPLL; from the coding sequence ATGAAAAGAAAAATCTATGACATGCTCTTAAATTGGAAGCATGGAGAATGCGGGCGTACAGCCGTGCTCATTGACGGCGCGCGGCGCGTAGGCAAAAGCTATATTGCAGAGCTATTTGCCAAGTCAGAGTATAAAAGCTATGTTCTGATTGATTTTAACCGCGCTCCCAAAGAAATCATGGATTTATTTATCAACTATCTGCATGATCTGGACACTTTCTTTTTATATCTTGCCAGTTTCTACAATATCAAATTATACGAACGCGAAACTCTCATTATCTTTGATGAGGTTCAGCTTTTTCCCAGAGCCCGGGCCGCCATTAAATATCTCGTAGCAGACGGACGCTACGACTATCTTGAAACAGGTTCCTTAATGACCATTAAAAAAAATGTTAAAGATATTGTTATCCCTTCCGAAGAGCGCCATCTCAAAATGTATCCTCTGGACTTTGAAGAATTTCTTTGGGCACTGGAAAACGATACCCTCATGGACTTCATCAGAATTTGTTTTCAGCAAAAAAAGCCCTTGGGGCAAGCTCTTCACAGAAAGGCAATGGATTACTTCCGCCAATATTTAATTGTCGGCGGCATGCCGCAGGCCGTCGCTGCCTATACGCAGACACACGACTTTGACCGGGTTGACCGGGTAAAACGCGATATCTTAGAGCTGTACCGCGCTGACATTGTAAAGCATGCAGAGGGCTACGAAATGAAGGTTGCACAGATCTTTGATGATATCCCCTCACAGCTGCAAAAGCATGACAAAAAATTCAGACTTTCTTCCCTAAAAAAAGAAGCGCGCTTTCGCGATTATGAAGACGCATTATTTTGGCTTTCCGATGCCATGATCGCCAATATCTGTTACAATTCTACAGCGCCTAGCATCGGCCTAAAGCTCAACATGGACCGAATGACCCTCAAATGCTATATGGCAGACACTGGCCTGCTCATCAGTCACGCCTTTGATGAAAACGGCATCGTAAGCGAAGAAATCTATAAAAAGCTTTTATTTGACAAGCTCGAAGTCAATAAGGGCATGATCGTAGAAAATATTGTAGCGCAGATGCTCACTGCCAGCGGGCATAAGCTGTATTTCTATGCAAATGCCTCGCGCACCGATGCCAAAAGCCGTATGGAAATCGATTTTCTAATCGCCAAAAACAAAATCAGCAATCGCCATAATATTTCGCCCATCGAAGTAAAATCAAGCAAAAATTATACACTATCCTCTCTGCAAAAATTCAACCTCAAATATGCCGAGCAGCTCCATATTCCTTATGTGCTGCATATGAACGATCTAAAAGAAGAAAAGGGCATCACTTTTCTTCCCTTGTATATGACACCCCTACTTTAA
- a CDS encoding UvrD-helicase domain-containing protein has protein sequence MEDLLQNLNPAQREAVTTTEGFVRVIAGAGSGKTRALSHRFAYLVNELGIMPGNILCVTFTNKSAAEMRQRIHNLTGDNDTGYINTFHGFCVSILQEDSHAVQYPKSFLVLDNSDIDSMLKLIYEERSLTLREMTFAKARDMIEIRKLSKNPDYYLDMIALPLDTLHQKYLDAQKPEDIIFYGYLYQEKKCFGLDYNDLINFSLYIFEQNAEIKLKWQKRLQYIMIDEFQDIDSLQYRLMSILCAYHKNLFIVGDPDQTIYTWRGANVRYLLHFDEAFPNVQTIMMMQNYRSTPEIIAAANSLIQTNRDRIAKELLPTLSSGSAVICHFADTAQQEAAWIAAQILQLHERGTAFRDITILYRAHYVTRAVEEGLLQSKIPYTIYSGVQFFDRMEIKDALSYLRLIAYHDDLSFRRVANVPKRNLGKRRMQFLEDYAEQNHCSLYEALSRTLDHAIFKGTQAEQLLQLVETFGTAYASRPISELLSDVLDKSGYEAMLRTEGSQVRLDNLAELKQAIYEYETSCGEESTLEHYLSHIALFTNSDAADTGDKVKLMTIHAAKGLEFPIVFLCAMNEGICPSRKINTREAMEEERRLAFVAITRAEQSLYLSSAQGRNLDGSPRYPSRFLLDIDDSLLCYTSPPRDGLIAETRQYIRMNSRFLEPNVQNAFNPGDRIRHAVFGAGTVLEADLTAGAYIIQFDAVATPRSIAFRVKLTKL, from the coding sequence ATGGAAGATTTACTGCAAAACCTTAATCCCGCACAGCGGGAAGCCGTGACCACGACCGAAGGCTTTGTCCGCGTCATTGCCGGCGCTGGTTCCGGTAAAACGCGCGCACTTTCGCATCGTTTTGCCTACCTCGTAAACGAGCTCGGCATCATGCCCGGCAACATCCTGTGCGTCACCTTTACCAATAAATCGGCCGCCGAAATGCGTCAGCGCATCCACAATCTGACCGGCGACAATGATACCGGCTACATCAACACCTTCCATGGATTTTGCGTCTCCATTCTGCAGGAGGACAGCCACGCCGTCCAGTACCCAAAAAGCTTTTTGGTACTCGATAACTCTGATATCGACTCCATGCTAAAACTCATCTACGAGGAACGCAGTCTCACGCTGCGTGAAATGACCTTCGCCAAGGCCCGGGATATGATCGAAATCCGCAAGCTAAGCAAAAATCCTGACTATTATCTGGATATGATCGCGCTCCCCCTCGATACGCTGCACCAAAAATATCTGGACGCGCAAAAGCCAGAGGACATCATCTTCTACGGCTATCTCTATCAGGAGAAAAAATGCTTTGGCCTGGATTATAATGACCTGATCAACTTTTCACTCTATATCTTTGAACAAAACGCCGAGATCAAGCTCAAATGGCAGAAACGCCTGCAGTATATCATGATCGATGAGTTTCAGGATATCGATTCGCTGCAGTACCGGCTCATGAGCATTCTCTGCGCCTATCATAAAAATCTTTTTATTGTCGGCGATCCCGACCAGACCATCTATACCTGGCGCGGCGCTAATGTACGCTATCTTCTTCATTTCGATGAAGCCTTTCCGAACGTGCAGACCATTATGATGATGCAGAACTATCGTTCCACACCGGAGATCATCGCCGCCGCCAACTCACTGATTCAGACAAATCGTGACCGCATTGCCAAAGAGCTGCTGCCCACCCTTTCTTCCGGCTCTGCCGTGATCTGCCATTTTGCCGATACCGCGCAGCAGGAGGCTGCATGGATTGCCGCGCAGATTCTGCAGCTGCATGAGCGCGGCACGGCTTTTCGCGATATCACCATCCTGTACCGCGCGCATTATGTGACGCGCGCCGTGGAGGAAGGTCTGCTGCAGAGCAAGATTCCTTATACCATCTATAGCGGCGTTCAGTTTTTTGACCGCATGGAGATCAAGGATGCGCTTTCCTATCTGCGCCTTATCGCCTACCATGATGACCTATCCTTCCGCCGCGTAGCGAATGTGCCCAAGCGCAACCTCGGCAAGCGCCGCATGCAGTTTTTGGAGGATTATGCGGAGCAGAATCACTGCTCTCTCTATGAGGCGCTTTCGCGCACACTCGATCATGCCATTTTTAAGGGCACGCAGGCTGAGCAGCTGCTTCAGCTGGTCGAGACCTTTGGCACTGCCTATGCGTCCCGCCCCATTTCGGAGCTGCTTTCCGACGTGCTCGATAAAAGCGGCTACGAGGCTATGCTGCGCACAGAGGGCAGTCAGGTGCGCCTCGACAATCTGGCCGAGCTCAAGCAGGCCATCTATGAATATGAAACCTCCTGTGGCGAGGAGAGCACGCTGGAGCACTATCTGTCGCACATTGCCCTTTTCACGAACAGCGACGCGGCCGACACGGGCGATAAAGTCAAGCTGATGACCATTCACGCTGCCAAGGGCCTTGAATTTCCGATCGTATTTCTCTGCGCTATGAATGAGGGCATCTGTCCCTCCCGCAAAATCAACACGCGCGAGGCCATGGAAGAGGAGCGCCGCCTCGCCTTCGTTGCCATCACGCGGGCAGAGCAGTCGCTCTACCTTTCTTCGGCCCAAGGCCGCAACCTGGACGGCTCCCCCCGCTATCCTTCGCGCTTTTTGCTGGATATCGACGATTCGCTTTTATGCTATACGTCGCCCCCGCGGGACGGCCTGATTGCCGAAACGCGGCAGTATATCCGCATGAACAGCCGCTTTCTAGAGCCTAATGTGCAGAATGCTTTTAATCCCGGCGACCGCATACGCCATGCGGTTTTCGGAGCCGGCACCGTACTGGAGGCGGATCTTACTGCCGGCGCTTATATCATTCAGTTTGATGCGGTCGCGACGCCGCGCAGCATTGCTTTTCGGGTGAAGCTGACAAAGCTATAA
- a CDS encoding ATP-binding protein — protein sequence MLYRKIERVIEAHLKSDSKKILLIDGARQVGKTYIIRHAGQKLFENFIEVNMIEDSLGARLFENTKTIEDFYLQLSMIAGDRMKEKSNTLIFIDEIQAYPHLLTLLKFLSQDDKYHFIASGSLLGVTLSQTTSIPMGSIRKVRMFPLDFEEFLYANGMNQLVISAMQKKFERLEALEESMHNKMMDLFRKYLLVGGLPDAVNSYLYDKNIQLVREIQNEIHDYYAADASKYDEERKLKIRRIYDLIPSNMENKKKRVIAQNIENKKGKTFHDYQDEFEYLISAGIALGVQAISNPIFPLIESSGKNLLKLYLNDVGILTGILYGNNIRAILDGEKSINLGSVYESVVASELIAHGYKLFYYDNRSRGEVDYLIDDYDSLSAVPIEVKSGKDYRVHSALNAFVQNEDYHVKKAFVVSNERSVTTKGKIVYIPIYYIMFFQSYRGTADLSLA from the coding sequence ATGTTATATCGCAAAATAGAGAGGGTCATAGAAGCCCATTTGAAGTCAGACTCAAAAAAGATTCTTTTAATTGACGGAGCGAGGCAGGTAGGGAAGACCTATATCATTCGCCATGCAGGGCAGAAACTGTTTGAAAATTTCATAGAAGTTAATATGATCGAGGACTCATTGGGGGCTCGGTTATTTGAGAATACAAAAACAATAGAGGATTTCTATCTTCAGCTTAGTATGATTGCTGGTGACAGAATGAAGGAAAAGAGCAATACGCTGATTTTTATTGATGAGATTCAGGCGTATCCGCATCTGCTGACACTTCTAAAATTTCTGTCACAGGATGACAAATATCACTTTATTGCCAGCGGCTCGTTGCTGGGGGTTACGCTGTCTCAGACTACCTCGATCCCCATGGGCAGCATCCGCAAAGTGAGAATGTTTCCGCTGGATTTTGAAGAGTTTCTGTATGCAAATGGAATGAATCAACTAGTCATTTCTGCAATGCAGAAGAAATTTGAAAGGCTAGAAGCGCTTGAAGAGTCGATGCATAACAAAATGATGGATTTATTTCGCAAGTATCTGCTTGTGGGAGGATTGCCGGATGCAGTCAATTCCTATCTTTATGATAAAAATATTCAGCTTGTGAGGGAGATTCAAAATGAAATTCACGATTATTATGCGGCGGATGCTTCTAAATATGATGAAGAGCGAAAACTAAAGATACGGCGCATATATGATCTGATTCCGTCCAATATGGAAAACAAAAAGAAACGTGTGATCGCGCAGAATATTGAAAATAAAAAAGGGAAAACCTTTCATGACTATCAGGATGAATTTGAATATTTAATCAGCGCAGGAATCGCGCTGGGAGTACAGGCGATATCCAATCCTATATTCCCGTTGATCGAGTCCAGCGGCAAGAACTTGCTTAAGCTCTATCTAAATGATGTGGGAATCTTAACAGGCATTTTATATGGCAACAATATCAGAGCTATTCTGGATGGTGAAAAGAGTATCAATCTGGGGTCAGTATATGAGAGCGTTGTGGCCAGCGAATTGATTGCACATGGATATAAGCTGTTCTACTATGATAATCGCAGCCGGGGAGAAGTAGATTATTTGATTGATGATTATGATAGCTTATCTGCCGTTCCGATTGAAGTCAAGTCAGGTAAAGATTATCGCGTTCACAGTGCGCTGAATGCATTTGTGCAGAATGAAGACTATCATGTTAAAAAGGCCTTTGTTGTATCAAATGAGCGGTCCGTGACAACCAAAGGAAAAATCGTCTATATTCCAATTTATTATATCATGTTCTTTCAAAGTTATAGGGGAACAGCGGATTTATCCTTGGCTTAA
- a CDS encoding TrpB-like pyridoxal phosphate-dependent enzyme, whose translation MIMSKIPYKIYLEENEIPKYWYNLRADMTNKPAPLLNPGTLQPMTLEELSGVFCTELAKQELDETTRLIEIPEEIRQFYTMYRPSPLMRAYRLEKALGTPAKIYYKFEGNNTSGSHKLNSAIAQAYYAKKQGLKGVTTETGAGQWGTALSMACSYFDLDCKVFMVKVSYEQKPFRREVMRTYGADVTPSPSMTTKIGQKILADHPGTTGSLGCAISEAVEVATSTPGYRYVLGSVLNQVLLHQSVIGMEVKTACDKYDIKPDTIIGCAGGGSNLGGLIAPFMGEKLRGEADYRFIAVEPASCPSFTRGKFAYDFCDTGMVCPLAKMYTLGSGFIPSANHAGGLRYHGMTTTLSQLYHDGLMEATAVEQTAVFEAAEQFARTEGILPAPESSHAIRVAIDEALRCKEKGEDKTILFGLTGTGYFDMLAYEKFHNGQMSDYIPTDEDLQAGFAGIPNIGL comes from the coding sequence ATCATCATGAGCAAAATTCCCTACAAAATCTACTTAGAAGAAAACGAGATCCCCAAGTATTGGTACAATCTGCGGGCCGATATGACAAATAAGCCGGCTCCCCTGTTAAACCCCGGCACTCTGCAGCCCATGACGCTGGAAGAGCTGAGCGGCGTATTCTGCACCGAGCTTGCCAAGCAGGAGCTGGATGAGACTACGCGTCTCATTGAAATTCCGGAGGAAATCCGCCAGTTTTATACCATGTACCGTCCTTCGCCACTGATGCGTGCCTATCGCCTTGAGAAAGCACTGGGAACACCGGCTAAGATTTACTATAAATTTGAAGGCAACAATACCTCTGGCTCTCATAAATTAAATTCCGCCATTGCGCAGGCCTATTATGCTAAAAAGCAGGGCCTTAAAGGTGTAACCACCGAAACCGGCGCTGGCCAGTGGGGCACTGCGCTTTCCATGGCCTGTTCCTATTTTGATCTGGACTGCAAGGTATTTATGGTCAAGGTCTCTTATGAACAGAAACCTTTCCGCCGCGAGGTAATGCGCACCTATGGTGCTGACGTTACGCCCTCTCCTTCTATGACCACTAAAATCGGACAGAAAATTCTGGCTGATCACCCCGGCACTACCGGATCCCTTGGCTGCGCCATTTCTGAGGCTGTAGAGGTCGCCACCTCTACTCCCGGATATCGGTATGTACTGGGCAGCGTGCTGAATCAAGTCTTGCTGCACCAGTCCGTCATTGGCATGGAGGTCAAAACCGCTTGCGACAAATATGATATTAAACCGGATACCATCATTGGTTGCGCCGGCGGCGGCAGCAATCTGGGCGGTCTGATCGCACCGTTTATGGGCGAAAAGCTGCGCGGCGAGGCTGATTATCGCTTTATTGCCGTGGAACCTGCCTCTTGCCCGAGTTTTACACGCGGTAAATTTGCCTATGACTTCTGCGATACGGGTATGGTATGCCCACTAGCTAAGATGTATACGCTTGGCTCCGGCTTTATCCCTTCGGCTAACCACGCCGGCGGCCTGCGCTATCACGGCATGACTACCACGCTGTCGCAGCTGTATCATGACGGCCTCATGGAGGCTACTGCCGTGGAGCAAACAGCTGTGTTTGAGGCTGCCGAGCAGTTTGCACGCACCGAGGGGATCCTGCCTGCGCCTGAGTCCAGCCACGCTATTCGCGTTGCCATTGACGAAGCGCTGCGCTGCAAAGAAAAAGGTGAGGATAAAACCATTCTCTTCGGCCTGACTGGCACCGGATATTTTGATATGCTGGCCTATGAAAAATTCCACAATGGTCAGATGAGCGATTACATCCCCACAGATGAGGATCTGCAGGCAGGCTTTGCCGGCATTCCTAATATTGGACTATAA
- a CDS encoding chorismate--pyruvate lyase, with the protein MERREYRVKLIDGDYAHLARIDQPEEELFLVARALLPAEIDEGSELVYEMFQFSMK; encoded by the coding sequence ATGGAGCGCAGAGAATACAGAGTAAAGCTGATTGACGGCGATTATGCACATCTGGCGCGTATAGACCAGCCGGAGGAAGAGCTGTTTCTGGTGGCGCGGGCGCTGCTGCCGGCGGAGATTGATGAGGGCAGCGAGCTGGTATATGAGATGTTTCAGTTTTCAATGAAATAA
- a CDS encoding aldo/keto reductase — protein sequence MEYRILGKTGLKISRLGFGGIPIQRIDAAGTKVLMQQLMEAGVNYIDTARGYTVSEEYLGEALEGIRAHFVLATKSMARTKEEMARDIEISLRNLRTDHIDLYQVHNPNLQQLEQVMGEGGALEALMEARAAGKIDHIGLTAHSREVFEKALSLDWVETMMFPYNIVESQGEELIKACTEKNIGFIDMKPLAGGAIEDATLALRYIASNPDVTVVIPGMAAPEELTQNIAAVQDTAPLTDDEKQRIQQVRDALGTQFCRRCNYCAPCAVGIQIPNVFLMQGYLERYGLAEWAKARYGAMPVKASACIECGACEKRCPYELPIRQMMKKAAAEFGE from the coding sequence ATGGAATATCGAATTTTAGGTAAAACAGGGTTAAAAATTTCGCGCTTAGGTTTCGGAGGGATCCCCATTCAGCGGATCGACGCGGCCGGCACCAAAGTGCTCATGCAGCAGCTGATGGAGGCTGGAGTCAATTATATCGATACGGCCCGGGGCTATACCGTGAGCGAGGAATACCTGGGCGAGGCACTCGAAGGTATCCGTGCGCATTTTGTGCTGGCAACAAAGAGCATGGCGCGCACCAAAGAAGAAATGGCCCGCGACATCGAGATCAGCCTGCGTAACCTGCGCACCGATCATATTGATCTTTACCAGGTACATAATCCCAACCTGCAGCAGCTGGAGCAGGTTATGGGCGAGGGCGGCGCACTAGAGGCGCTTATGGAGGCCCGCGCGGCGGGTAAGATTGACCATATCGGTCTCACGGCTCACTCGCGCGAGGTGTTTGAGAAGGCGCTCAGCCTTGACTGGGTGGAAACGATGATGTTCCCCTATAATATTGTGGAAAGTCAGGGGGAAGAGCTGATTAAGGCCTGTACAGAGAAAAATATTGGCTTTATTGACATGAAGCCGCTGGCAGGCGGTGCCATTGAGGATGCTACCTTAGCGCTGCGTTATATTGCATCAAATCCGGATGTGACCGTGGTCATCCCTGGCATGGCGGCTCCGGAGGAGCTAACGCAGAATATAGCCGCGGTGCAGGATACGGCGCCGCTGACGGACGATGAGAAACAGCGGATTCAACAGGTTCGTGATGCACTGGGAACGCAGTTTTGCAGACGCTGCAACTATTGCGCGCCCTGCGCGGTGGGAATCCAGATTCCGAATGTGTTCCTGATGCAGGGATATCTGGAGCGGTATGGCTTGGCGGAGTGGGCTAAGGCGCGCTATGGTGCGATGCCGGTGAAGGCTTCGGCCTGTATAGAGTGCGGGGCATGTGAGAAGCGCTGTCCGTATGAGCTGCCGATTCGGCAGATGATGAAAAAGGCAGCGGCGGAGTTTGGTGAATAA